In the genome of Xenopus laevis strain J_2021 chromosome 1S, Xenopus_laevis_v10.1, whole genome shotgun sequence, one region contains:
- the LOC108706522 gene encoding vimentin — protein sequence MRNASYSKKSLAVNESSRMRQSSSGHDNLSFSQGQEGIKEIVEEAIPKVRIYRPNEKEELQEVNNRFAGYIHKVHSLEQKNKALRTEIEELTVRLKERGPCISDEYDKEFKELKDLIEKLTKEKGMAEIERGNLEEEIDIWNAKCDEELILKGEAEQTLREFRQDVDDATIQKLELERKVEQLVDEIEFLKKLHDEEVADLLKQIEESKVSAELDTSRPDLAAAVKAIRAQIEQEVTKNIQDAEKWYKTKLGSLKGQVSKNEEKMKTIREDISRYSSQVSDLQNEIDTLRARNEALEKQLEDMEAKHLEEVAALHEIIAHLESQLLETKADLARYLQDYQDLLNIKIKLDAEIAVYRKLLEEEEQRLGIKTESEGKKY from the exons ATGAGAAACGCTTCCTACTCTAAAAAATCTCTGGCTGTCAATGAATCCAGCAGGATGCGTCAAAGCTCATCTGGTCATGATAACTTGTCTTTTTCTCAGGGCCAGGAAGGGATTAAGGAGATTGTAGAAGAAGCAATTCCTAAGGTCCGCATTTATCGCCCAAATGAGAAGGAAGAACTTCAGGAAGTGAATAACCGCTTTGCAGGCTACATCCATAAAGTCCATTCTTTGGAGCAAAAGAACAAGGCACTGCGGACTGAGATTGAAGAGTTAACTGTCCGCTTGAAAGAAAGGGGTCCTTGCATTTCAGATGAGTACGACAAGGAATTCAAGGAGCTCAAAGACCTGATTGAGAAGTTAACCAAAGAAAAGGGCATGGCTGAAATTGAGAGGGGAAATCTAGAAGAAGAAATTGATATTTGGAATGCAAAGTGCGATGAAGAACTTATCCTAAAAG GTGAAGCTGAGCAGACCCTGAGAGAATTCCGTCAGGATGTGGATGACGCAACCATTCAGAAGCTTGAACTGGAGAGGAAAGTTGAGCAGCTGGTGGATGAGATTGAATTCCTTAAGAAGCTTCATGATGAAGAagtggctgatttactaaagcaGATCGAGGAATCGAAGGTCTCTGCAGAACTCGATACCAGTCGCCCTGACCTGGCAGCAGCAGTTAAGGCAATACGTGCTCAAATTGAACAGGAAGTCACCAAAAATATCCAGGATGCAGAGAAGTGGTATAAAACCAAGCTTGGTTCCCTAAAGGGACAGGTCTCCAAgaatgaagaaaaaatgaagaccatcaGGGAGGATATCAGCAGGTACTCCTCTCAAGTGTCAGATCTGCAAAATGAAATTGATACCTTGAGGGCCCGCAATGAAGCTTTGGAGAAGCAGTTGGAGGATATGGAAGCAAAGCACCTGGAAGAAGTAGCAGCCCTGCATGAAATCATCGCTCATCTAGAGAGTCAGTTACTAGAGACAAAGGCTGATTTAGCACGCTATCTGCAAGATTACCAGGATCTGCTAAACATCAAGATCAAGCTGGATGCTGAGATAGCAGTCTACAGAAAACTGCTGGAAGAAGAGGAACAAAGGCTTGGAATTAAGACTGAAAGTGAGGGTAAGAAATACTAA
- the cgl.2.S gene encoding egg cortical granule lectin S homeolog precursor (The RefSeq protein has 3 substitutions compared to this genomic sequence), which produces MLVHILLLLVTGGLSQSCEPVVIVASKNMVKQLDCDKFRSCKEIKDSNEEAQDGIYTLTSSDGISYQTFCDMTTNGGGWTLVASVHENNMAGKCTIGDRWSSQQGNRADYPEGDGNWANYNTFGSAGGATSDDYKNPGYYDIEAYNLGVWHVPNKTPLSVWRNSSLQRYRTTDGILFKHGGNLFSLYRIYPVKYGIGSCSKDSGPTVPVVYDLGSAKLTASFYSPDFRSQFTPGYIQFRPINTEKAALALCPGMKMESCNVEHVCIGGGGYFPEADPRQCGDFAAYDFNGYGTKKFNSAGIEITEAAVLLFYL; this is translated from the exons ATGCTGGTGCACATTCTTCTCCTGCTGGTGACTGGTGGGCTCTCTCAGTCTTGTG AACCTGTTGTAATAGTAGCCTCAAAAAACATGGTGAAGCAGCTGGATTGTGATAAATTCAGAAGCTGCAAGGAAATCAAAGATTCAAACGAAGAAGCACAAG ATGGAATATACACACTGACCTCTTCAGATGGGATATCCTACCAGACCTTCTGTGACATGACTACAAATGGAGGAGGATGGACTTTGGTGGCCAGTGTTCATGAGAACAACATGGCAGGGAAGTGCACTATAGGGGATCGCTGGTCCAGCCAACAGGGGAATCGAGCTGACTATCCAGAGGGCGATGGCAACTGGGCAAACTATAATACATTTGGATCAGCTGGTGGCGCAACTAGTGATGACTACAAG AATCCTGGCTATTATGATATTAAAGCATATGACCTTGGGGTGTGGCACGTGCCCAACAAGACTCCCCTGAGTGTTTGGAGGAATTCATCACTACAGAGATACCGTACAACAGATGGCATCCTTTTCAAACATGGAGGAAACCTCTTCAGTCTGTATCGG ATCTATCCGGTGAAATATGGTGTAGGAAGCTGCTCAAAGGACAGTGGCCCAACTGTGCCAGTAGTGTACGATCTTGGAAGTGCTAAATTAACAGCTTCTTTCTACTCTCCAGATTTCAGAA GTCAGTTTACCCCTGGCTATATCCAATTTCGGCCAATTAACACTGAAAAAGCTGCTCTGGCGCTATGTCCGGGAATGAAGATGGAGTCATGCAATGTGGAACAT GTGTGCATAGGAGGAGGTGGCTACTTTCCAGAAGCAGACCCTCGGCAATGTGGAGACTTTGCAGCCTATGACTTTAATGGATATGGAACCAAAAAGTTTAACAGTGCGGGCATAGA